One stretch of Croceibacterium atlanticum DNA includes these proteins:
- a CDS encoding CvpA family protein, translating into MTGFDIIVLLIVGVAAIGGFMRGFVQEVLSLAAWVVAIFAIHYLHTDVTAQLLEYMDSPSGAAVLAFAITLIIPYGVVKLIARSAGKASRNSILGPIDRVLGFGFGAVKGVIVTVMAFSLLVLAYDTIWGPSGRPDWITTARTYPVVNASADALVQLIGERSRYLYEVDEGSTP; encoded by the coding sequence ATGACGGGCTTCGATATCATAGTGTTGCTGATCGTCGGGGTCGCGGCGATTGGCGGTTTCATGCGCGGTTTCGTGCAGGAAGTGCTGTCTCTGGCAGCATGGGTCGTGGCGATATTCGCGATCCATTATCTGCACACGGATGTGACGGCGCAACTGCTTGAATATATGGATTCGCCTTCAGGGGCGGCCGTGCTGGCTTTCGCGATAACGCTCATCATTCCCTATGGCGTGGTGAAGCTGATTGCCCGCTCCGCCGGCAAGGCTTCCCGCAATTCCATTCTCGGTCCGATCGACCGCGTGCTCGGCTTCGGTTTCGGGGCGGTGAAGGGCGTGATCGTCACGGTCATGGCCTTTTCGCTACTCGTGCTGGCTTATGATACGATCTGGGGCCCGTCTGGTCGTCCTGACTGGATCACGACGGCGCGCACATATCCGGTGGTCAATGCCAGTGCCGATGCCCTGGTCCAGCTGATCGGAGAACGAAGCCGTTACTTGTATGAAGTGGACGAGGGTTCCACGCCCTGA
- a CDS encoding iron-sulfur cluster assembly scaffold protein, translated as MSETRTLYTPQLLALAVELGSYPAREDLAFHGEGRSQTCGSTVAMDLGLDDDGRVDSLGMRVRACAVGQASAAIFARAVMGLDIAAIRTAQDAISAWLNEDGPLPEWPGFAVLEPAQAYPGRHGAILLPWKSALTALSTSAG; from the coding sequence ATGAGCGAAACCCGCACTCTATACACACCCCAATTGCTTGCGCTGGCGGTGGAACTAGGTTCCTACCCCGCCCGGGAAGATCTGGCATTCCATGGGGAAGGCCGTTCGCAGACATGCGGCAGTACGGTGGCGATGGATTTGGGGCTGGACGATGATGGCCGCGTGGATTCTCTGGGAATGCGCGTGCGGGCCTGTGCGGTCGGGCAGGCTTCGGCGGCAATCTTCGCCCGCGCTGTAATGGGGCTCGATATTGCGGCCATCCGCACCGCCCAAGATGCGATTTCCGCCTGGCTGAACGAAGATGGCCCACTTCCGGAATGGCCCGGTTTTGCAGTGCTTGAACCCGCGCAAGCCTATCCCGGCCGGCATGGCGCGATCCTGCTCCCCTGGAAATCGGCACTGACCGCTCTTTCCACTTCGGCCGGGTGA